A window from Cryptomeria japonica chromosome 1, Sugi_1.0, whole genome shotgun sequence encodes these proteins:
- the LOC131070093 gene encoding probable LRR receptor-like serine/threonine-protein kinase At5g48740, giving the protein MGYIAMVLVASIIILWCVAFVIAQPGFLSIDCGGKSNYKHENGIQWVPDDNYIQVGEKVEIRNSSMPEYQQSVRVFPGPLDKSCYQLPITPKVPHLARIWFYNGNYSVQSVSPLFRFSIETTEMLSVRNITSRISQLNLPSERILFSSSDALFICLIRTSETVTPFISAIELRTLQQGMYPQAKPGTILRMEARYDAGGNTTIRYPEDKFDRLWSPFLLLQGLQTITLQGTISTNNTQDLPPSTVMQTAATTLANQSIDMVFELISNPLLLLYFAESNVLNVSDSMTMKVGQISLTLDRVERDFSAKEVGFNFGEIPTFGRNFTFDNIQLYRSSNRGPGPLINALEYYQLITTEIATYSADVDALAAMKKQFKINDWISDPCFVLPWEGIQCNNSPPSVRISDINLAGRSLTGSIPTVLAQMTELINISLANNNLTGTLPDFSRLRKLERLHLQNNSLSGEIPDWVSQLDNLKELFIDYNNFSGVIPQLLLQKNILTYEGNKYLTNTSQFPTPSNSNRSNVGVIVGAIGGGIIIIAFILIVSIIVYRRKFRRKEIVLADSKGSASESKSVNIFELDYSMVLVPNPTKSRAFTLEEMMTSTENFSFKIGRGGFGSVFRGKLQGGNQIAVKVLSLFSKQGVLEFLNEIDLLSRVHHKNLVSLLGYCNESRELMLVYEYMVVGSLKDRLYGNSAGQYPNLDWKTRLSIALDAAQGLEYLHISCTPKIIHRDIKTANILLDENLNGKLADFGLSRVTIDGEDSHVTTTVKGTAGYLDPEYFKTEVLTDKSDIYSFGVVLLEIICGRAPIDTKVSSNEINLVRWVTPFMEMVEYPEKFVEIVDKRLVGNYSNKSIAHVAKLAIRCVADNPLSRPSASEVLVEMKAAVQYHATSLDISEEIDIDYQDQQISPITQRDINSTDNSSYFSRSES; this is encoded by the exons ATGGGTTATATTGCAATGGTATTGGTTGCGAGTATTATTATCCTCTGGTGTGTTGCTTTTGTTATTGCTCAACCAG GTTTTCTCAGCATCGACTGCGGCGGGAAATCAAATTACAAGCATGAAAACGGTATACAATGGGTTCCTGATGATAATTATATACAAGTCGGGGAAAAGGTAGAAATAAGAAACTCTAGCATGCCAGAATACCAGCAAAGTGTTCGAGTCTTCCCAGGGCCTCTCGACAAATCTTGCTATCAACTGCCCATAACCCCAAAAGTGCCTCACCTTGCAAGAATTTGGTTTTATAATGGTAATTACAGTGTACAATCAGTCTCTCCGCTCTTTAGATTCTCCATTGAGACTACGGAAATGTTGTCCGTGAGAAACATAACAAGCAGAATTTCACAGCTGAACCTGCCGAGCGAGAGGATTTTGTTTAGTTCAAGTGATGCTCTGTTTATTTGCTTGATTAGAACCTCTGAGACGGTTACTCCTTTTATCTCTGCTATTGAATTGAGAACCCTTCAACAAGGCATGTATCCTCAAGCCAAGCCCGGAACAATCTTGCGTATGGAGGCAAGATATGATGCCGGTGGAAATACCACAATCAG GTATCCTGAAGACAAATTCGATCGCCTGTGGTCTCCCTTTCTTCTACTGCAAGGACTCCAGACTATTACGTTGCAGGGGACAATCTCAACGAACAACACCCAAGACCTTCCTCCATCTACCGTTATGCAAACTGCAGCTACGACACTTGCCAACCAGAGCATAGACATGGTTTTCGAACTAATAAGCAACCCCTTACTGTTACTCTATTTTGCAGAAAGCAACGTGCTTAACGTCTCTGATTCAATGACTATGAAGGTTGGGCAAATCAGTTTAACACTCGATCGTGTGGAAAGAGATTTTTCTGCCAAAGAGGTTGGGTTTAATTTTGGGGAAATACCGACGTTCGGAAGAAATTTTACTTTTGACAATATACAGCTGTACAGATCCTCTAACAGAGGTCCCGGTCCTCTCATCAATGCTTTGGAGTACTACCAGCTCATTACTACTGAAATTGCAACTTACTCAGCTGATG TTGATGCTCTAGCTGCTATGAAGAAACAGTTTAAAATCAACGATTGGATTTCAGATCCTTGTTTTGTTCTTCCATGGGAAGGAATCCAGTGCAATAACAGTCCTCCTTCTGTCAGAATTTCGGATAT CAACTTGGCCGGAAGGAGTCTGACGGGATCCATACCCACAGTTCTTGCTCAGATGACTGAGCTCATTAACAT ATCGCTGGCAAATAACAATTTGACTGGAACATTACCAGATTTTTCTAGATTGAGAAAGCTGGAGAGACT ACATTTACAAAACAACAGCTTGAGTGGTGAAATTCCAGACTGGGTATCCCAACTAGACAATCTTAAAGAGCT ATTCATAGACTACAATAATTTCAGCGGCGTAATTCCCCAACTTCTCCTTCAGAAGAATATATTAAC TTACGAAGGCAATAAGTACCTTACTAATACGTCTCAGTTTCCAACCCCTTCCAACTCAAACCGGAGCAATGTAGGAGTTATCGTTGGAGCTATAGGAGGCGGCATCATAATTATAGCTTTTATTTTGATTGTAAGTATTATTGTGTACCGAAGGAAATTTAGGAGAAAGGAGATCGTACTTGCAGATTCCAAAGGCAGCGCATCAGAAAGCAAATCTGTAAATATCTTCGAACTCG ACTACTCAATGGTTTTGGTACCGAACCCAACAAAATCCCGTGCGTTTACCCTAGAAGAGATGATGACATCTACAGAAAACTTTAGCTTTAAGATCGGACGAGGTGGCTTTGGTTCTGTGTTCCGTGGTAAATTGCAGGGCGGAAATCAAATTGCAGTAAAAGTGCTCTCTCTTTTCTCCAAACAAGGAGTTCTAGAGTTTCTGAACGAG ATTGATCTTCTGTCGAGAGTTCATCACAAGAACTTGGTGTCTTTGCTTGGTTATTGCAACGAATCCAGAGAATTAATGCTTGTATATGAATATATGGTTGTAGGCTCCTTAAAAGATCGTCTTTATG GTAACAGTGCAGGGCAATATCCGAATCTAGATTGGAAAACCAGGCTTAGCATAGCCTTAGATGCAGCGCAAG GATTGGAATACCTGCACATAAGTTGCACCCCAAAAATTATTCACAGAGATATAAAGACTGCCAACATTCTTCTAGACGAAAATTTAAATGGGAAACTGGCAGATTTCGGTCTTTCAAGAGTGACAATTGATGGAGAGGATTCTCATGTCACAACTACTGTGAAAGGAACAGCAGGATACCTAGATCCAGA GTATTTTAAGACAGAAGTCCTGACTGACAAGAGTGATATCTATAGTTTTGGGGTGGTTTTGTTAGAGATCATTTGTGGCAGAGCACCTATAGATACAAAAGTTTCTTCAAATGAAATTAATCTTGTTAGATGG GTCACACCGTTTATGGAGATGGTTGAATATCCTGAAAAATTTGTAGAGATAGTGGACAAGCGATTGGTTGGCAATTACAGCAATAAATCCATTGCTCATGTGGCGAAGCTAGCAATTAGGTGTGTTGCAGACAACCCATTGTCAAGGCCTAGTGCAAGCGAAGTTTTGGTAGAGATGAAAGCGGCTGTGCAATATCACGCAACAAGTTTGGACATCTCTGAAGAGATCGATATTGATTATCAGGATCAGCAGATAAGTCCGATTACACAGAGGGACATCAATTCAACCGACAACAGTTCCTACTTTTCACGGTCTGAAAGTTAG